Proteins encoded together in one Pseudomonadota bacterium window:
- a CDS encoding type II and III secretion system protein family protein: protein MSLFKSFSKALMGSALAGAVGVSAMAGLSGAPAAAQTNPQPSREIVLSIGRGQLVTLPGNITDLFIANDQIADVQVKSSRQLYVFGKAGGETTLYASNAAGKVVYSATIRVGSNIDTIDQMLTLAMPEAKINVATMNGLVLLTGTIAAPDDAAEAERLVQAFVGEDTQVISRLKTATPLQVNLQVKIAEVSRSLVKNIGANIQTFDGTSGFQFGITNGRGAATQFTIGGLGTFTGTTQATEGTSQVTSIGGGGTTLAGLGRLFGVDVASALDLAETVGLVTTLSQPNLTALSGETAEFLAGGEFPIPIAQGLGNVAVQFRSFGVSLAYTPTVLENGRISLRVRPEVSELSASGAVTLNGFTIPGLTIRSAETTVELGSGQSFMIAGLLSNNVQNSVNKAPGLGDVPILGNLFKSNSFQRGETELVIVVTPYLVKPVNTNDIKLPTDAFQISNDAQRLILNQETDGISGGERPKPSVEQPTGQRGPDMGSLVPEQSARPARDRRKDEKRADNDATPGFSFD from the coding sequence ATGAGCCTTTTCAAGAGTTTCAGCAAAGCCCTGATGGGCTCTGCCCTGGCCGGAGCCGTTGGCGTCTCGGCTATGGCCGGCCTGAGCGGTGCACCGGCGGCAGCCCAGACCAACCCGCAGCCTTCGCGTGAAATCGTGCTGTCAATCGGCCGCGGCCAGCTGGTAACGCTGCCTGGCAACATCACCGATCTGTTCATTGCCAATGACCAGATCGCCGATGTCCAGGTCAAGAGTTCGCGTCAGCTTTATGTTTTCGGCAAGGCCGGAGGTGAAACCACGCTTTACGCCAGCAACGCCGCTGGCAAGGTTGTCTATTCAGCCACCATCCGCGTCGGTTCCAATATCGACACGATCGACCAGATGCTGACACTGGCCATGCCCGAGGCAAAGATCAACGTCGCCACCATGAACGGCCTGGTATTGCTCACCGGCACCATTGCCGCACCCGATGATGCAGCCGAAGCCGAACGCCTGGTCCAGGCCTTTGTCGGCGAGGACACACAGGTTATCAGCCGACTGAAAACCGCGACGCCGCTGCAGGTCAACCTTCAGGTCAAAATTGCCGAAGTCAGCCGTTCGCTCGTCAAGAATATCGGTGCCAACATCCAGACCTTTGACGGCACCAGCGGCTTCCAGTTCGGTATCACCAATGGCCGTGGCGCGGCGACCCAGTTCACCATTGGCGGCCTGGGCACCTTTACTGGCACCACACAGGCTACCGAGGGCACATCGCAGGTGACCAGCATCGGCGGCGGCGGTACTACGCTGGCCGGTCTTGGCCGTTTGTTCGGCGTCGACGTGGCCAGTGCCCTTGACCTTGCCGAGACCGTCGGTCTGGTGACCACATTGTCGCAGCCCAATCTGACAGCACTGTCGGGTGAGACCGCAGAGTTTCTCGCCGGTGGCGAATTCCCGATCCCGATTGCCCAGGGCCTGGGCAATGTCGCGGTGCAGTTCCGCAGCTTCGGCGTCAGCCTCGCCTATACGCCGACAGTGCTGGAGAATGGCCGGATATCGCTGCGGGTTCGTCCCGAGGTATCCGAGCTTTCGGCTTCCGGCGCTGTCACGCTCAACGGCTTTACCATTCCCGGCCTGACGATCCGCAGCGCCGAAACCACAGTGGAGCTGGGCTCGGGCCAGAGCTTCATGATTGCCGGCCTGCTCAGCAACAATGTCCAGAATTCGGTCAACAAGGCCCCGGGCCTTGGCGATGTCCCGATCCTTGGCAATCTGTTCAAGTCGAACTCGTTCCAACGCGGTGAAACCGAGCTGGTGATCGTGGTGACGCCCTATCTGGTCAAGCCGGTCAACACCAATGACATCAAGCTGCCGACCGATGCCTTCCAGATTTCCAATGACGCACAGCGTCTGATCCTGAACCAGGAAACCGACGGCATATCCGGCGGTGAACGCCCGAAACCGAGCGTCGAGCAGCCCACCGGCCAGCGTGGCCCGGATATGGGCAGTCTTGTGCCGGAACAGTCGGCACGTCCGGCACGCGACAGGCGCAAGGACGAGAAGCGGGCAGATAACGACGCCACCCCAGGCTTCAGTTTTGATTGA
- a CDS encoding CpaD family pilus assembly protein, producing the protein MAHSKRKSLTSALVIGLALAASACTSNMASNRSLNSVHQPIVSRDNYALDLNTRGGSLPVSEQAKLAQWFETMGLGYGDRIAIDNPSGNRAVRSVVETAAAKYGLLVSEGAPITGGTIAPGDVRIVVSRSAARVDGCPDWSSVSETNFNNATSSNFGCASNSNLASMVADPEDLVRGQGDGSSDTATGTKAIDTLRQAAPTGAGGLRGGGFGGGAGGGGGGGAGGGAGGGGAQ; encoded by the coding sequence ATGGCACATAGCAAACGTAAATCGTTGACATCGGCCCTTGTTATCGGCCTGGCTCTCGCGGCCAGCGCCTGTACCAGCAACATGGCGAGCAATCGCTCGCTCAACAGTGTGCACCAGCCGATCGTATCGCGTGACAATTATGCGCTCGACCTCAACACCCGCGGCGGCTCGCTGCCGGTGTCGGAACAGGCAAAGCTGGCCCAGTGGTTCGAAACCATGGGGCTGGGCTATGGCGACCGCATTGCCATCGACAACCCGTCAGGCAACCGTGCCGTGCGTTCGGTCGTCGAGACGGCGGCAGCCAAATATGGCCTGCTGGTCTCCGAAGGCGCGCCAATTACCGGCGGTACCATCGCACCGGGTGATGTCCGTATCGTGGTCAGCCGTTCGGCAGCACGCGTCGATGGCTGTCCCGACTGGTCTTCGGTCAGCGAAACCAATTTCAACAATGCCACCAGCAGCAATTTCGGCTGTGCCTCCAACAGCAACCTCGCTTCCATGGTCGCCGATCCGGAAGATCTGGTTCGTGGTCAGGGTGACGGTTCGTCGGATACCGCGACCGGTACCAAGGCCATTGATACGCTGCGCCAGGCAGCACCGACCGGGGCCGGCGGCCTGCGCGGTGGCGGCTTTGGCGGCGGTGCCGGAGGCGGCGGTGGCGGCGGTGCCGGGGGTGGCGCCGGCGGTGGAGGAGCACAGTAA
- a CDS encoding pilus assembly protein CpaE: protein MNAPFNPAGAGTRDAFAAYICDDETLDIVRNVCIEMGWQSEKCNQGGLRNAVQSLSIAASPNILLVDLSESGDPLNDINALAEVCEPGTVVVAMGQVNDVRLYRDLIVSGLQDYLLKPVSPDQLRDSLVQAQAIFNAPKQQETGNERPHITTAVIGTRGGVGASTIATSLAWYFSQQGDRYTALLDLDVHFGTDALVMDLEPGRGLTDAIDNPSRIDGLFIERAMIKANEKLAILSAEAPISSPLMTDGAAFFQLQEEFRASFEGTVIDLPRNMLVNFPHLLGDVNVAVLVTELTLASARDAIRILSWFKSNAPQAQVLLVANKVQPSNLEISKSDFEASVERKIDFIIPADFKGAAAAAKLGQPFVAANKNSKAAGVISALGERVLGSAEEDDEAEDETGAKKSLLGKFGDFKSLLPAKPKKPE from the coding sequence ATGAACGCACCTTTCAATCCCGCAGGCGCTGGCACACGCGATGCCTTTGCCGCCTATATCTGCGATGATGAAACGCTGGATATCGTCCGCAATGTCTGCATCGAAATGGGCTGGCAGTCGGAAAAATGCAATCAGGGCGGCCTGCGCAATGCGGTGCAATCCCTCTCCATTGCCGCCAGTCCGAACATCCTGCTTGTCGACCTTTCGGAATCCGGCGATCCGCTGAACGATATCAATGCGCTGGCTGAAGTCTGCGAACCCGGCACCGTGGTTGTCGCCATGGGTCAGGTCAATGACGTGCGGCTGTATCGCGACCTGATCGTCAGCGGCCTGCAGGATTATCTGCTCAAGCCGGTCAGTCCCGACCAGCTGCGCGATTCACTGGTCCAGGCCCAGGCTATTTTCAATGCGCCGAAGCAGCAGGAAACCGGCAATGAGCGCCCGCATATCACCACCGCCGTAATCGGCACCCGTGGCGGTGTCGGTGCCAGCACCATCGCCACCTCGCTGGCCTGGTATTTCAGCCAGCAGGGCGACCGCTATACCGCGCTGCTCGATCTCGACGTGCATTTCGGTACCGACGCACTGGTCATGGACCTCGAGCCGGGCCGTGGGCTGACCGATGCCATCGACAATCCCAGCCGTATCGACGGACTGTTCATCGAACGTGCGATGATCAAAGCCAATGAGAAGCTGGCAATATTGTCGGCAGAGGCCCCGATCAGCTCGCCGCTGATGACCGATGGTGCTGCGTTCTTCCAGCTTCAGGAGGAATTCCGTGCCTCGTTCGAGGGAACGGTGATCGACCTGCCACGCAACATGCTGGTCAATTTCCCGCATCTTCTGGGTGATGTGAATGTCGCGGTGCTGGTCACCGAACTGACCCTTGCCTCTGCCCGCGATGCCATCCGCATCCTGTCCTGGTTCAAGAGCAACGCACCGCAGGCACAGGTATTGCTGGTCGCCAACAAGGTGCAACCGAGCAACCTGGAAATCAGCAAATCCGACTTCGAGGCCTCGGTCGAACGCAAGATTGATTTCATCATCCCTGCCGATTTCAAGGGCGCGGCTGCCGCCGCCAAGCTGGGTCAGCCCTTCGTCGCTGCCAACAAGAACAGCAAGGCCGCAGGCGTCATCTCGGCGCTTGGCGAGCGCGTGCTGGGATCGGCCGAAGAGGATGACGAGGCCGAGGATGAGACCGGCGCCAAGAAATCCCTGCTCGGCAAGTTCGGCGACTTCAAGTCGCTGTTGCCGGCAAAACCCAAGAAACCGGAATAA
- a CDS encoding type II secretion system F family protein, whose amino-acid sequence MTDWMQMALLVVGVLAILVMIIFAFSGPSVQKEAARRLSNVKLRHSDNANAQVEAQMRKAIAARKPRTNAQGEMSKIAMLENRLAQTGREWTLRQYLYVCVAVTAIITLLLFFRTDNLLLSALIGLTVGFGLPHMVIGFLIKRRIGQFTTNFPDAIELLVRGLRSGLPVTETLGVVANEIPGPVGIEFREVTERIKIGRTMEDSLQESAKKLNTPEFNFFCITLAIQRETGGNLAETLANLADVLRKRAQMKLKIRAMSSESKASAYIVGALPFIVFGMIWWINPGYIGDFFVDERLMVTGLGGLVWMGIGVFIMAKMVSFEI is encoded by the coding sequence ATGACGGATTGGATGCAGATGGCGCTGTTGGTGGTCGGGGTTCTGGCTATCCTCGTCATGATCATCTTCGCCTTTTCCGGACCATCGGTACAGAAAGAGGCGGCACGGCGTCTCAGCAACGTCAAGCTGCGCCACAGCGACAATGCCAACGCCCAGGTCGAGGCCCAGATGCGCAAGGCGATTGCCGCGCGCAAGCCGAGGACCAATGCCCAGGGCGAGATGTCGAAAATCGCCATGCTGGAAAACCGGCTGGCACAGACCGGCAGGGAATGGACGCTGCGGCAATATCTTTATGTCTGTGTCGCGGTCACCGCGATCATCACGCTGCTGCTGTTTTTCCGCACCGACAATCTGTTGCTGTCGGCACTGATCGGGCTGACCGTCGGCTTTGGCCTGCCGCATATGGTCATCGGCTTCCTGATCAAGCGGCGTATCGGTCAGTTCACAACGAACTTCCCCGATGCCATTGAGTTGCTGGTGCGCGGTCTGCGCTCGGGCCTTCCGGTCACCGAAACACTGGGCGTTGTGGCCAATGAGATTCCCGGTCCGGTCGGCATCGAGTTTCGTGAGGTGACCGAGCGCATAAAGATCGGTCGCACCATGGAAGACTCGCTTCAGGAAAGCGCGAAAAAGCTCAACACGCCGGAGTTCAACTTCTTCTGCATCACCCTGGCCATCCAGCGCGAGACCGGCGGTAATCTTGCCGAAACGCTTGCCAATCTCGCCGATGTGCTGCGCAAGCGAGCGCAGATGAAACTCAAGATCAGGGCGATGTCGTCGGAATCAAAGGCATCCGCCTATATTGTCGGCGCGCTGCCATTCATCGTCTTCGGCATGATCTGGTGGATCAACCCCGGTTATATCGGCGACTTCTTTGTCGATGAGCGCCTGATGGTCACCGGCCTTGGCGGTCTGGTGTGGATGGGCATCGGCGTTTTCATCATGGCCAAGATGGTCAGCTTCGAGATCTGA
- a CDS encoding type II secretion system F family protein codes for MMNLYTLANASFTSVPDATGPTLLGVDVIWFATILAAVATFSVLVAIYAATTVRDPMAKRVKSLNERREQLKAGITASTKKRAKLVQHNETTDRMRNLLTSLSVLQDEQLKAAQQKLAQAGIRSKDAAVAVIFGRLILPLVLGGAAALYIYAFDMLADWSPLKKFGAFAVILVLSYKGPDLYVQNNISKRTDAIRKGLPDALDLLVICAEAGLTVDAAFNRVAKELGRAYPELGDEFALTAIELSFLTERRQAFENLAYRVDLEAVKGVVTTMIQTEKYGTPLASALRVLSAEFRNERMMRAEEKAARLPAIMTVPLILFILPVLFIVILGPAACSINDALG; via the coding sequence ATGATGAACCTTTACACCCTCGCCAATGCCAGCTTTACCAGTGTCCCAGACGCGACAGGCCCGACCCTGCTCGGCGTTGATGTCATCTGGTTTGCCACGATACTCGCCGCCGTAGCAACCTTCTCGGTGCTGGTGGCGATCTATGCCGCCACTACAGTGCGTGACCCGATGGCCAAGCGCGTCAAATCGCTCAACGAGCGGCGTGAGCAGCTCAAGGCCGGCATCACCGCATCCACCAAGAAGCGCGCCAAGCTGGTTCAGCATAATGAGACCACCGACAGGATGCGCAACCTGCTGACATCGCTCAGCGTGTTGCAGGACGAACAGCTCAAGGCGGCGCAGCAAAAGCTGGCCCAGGCGGGTATCCGTTCCAAGGACGCCGCCGTTGCTGTGATTTTCGGGCGCCTGATCCTGCCGCTGGTGCTGGGCGGCGCGGCGGCGCTTTATATCTATGCTTTCGATATGCTGGCTGACTGGTCACCGCTGAAGAAATTCGGCGCGTTCGCGGTCATTCTGGTGTTGAGCTACAAAGGCCCTGACCTCTATGTCCAGAACAATATTTCCAAGCGTACCGACGCCATCCGCAAGGGTTTGCCGGATGCGCTCGACCTGCTGGTGATCTGTGCCGAAGCGGGCCTGACTGTCGATGCCGCATTCAACCGTGTCGCCAAGGAACTGGGTCGAGCCTATCCTGAACTGGGCGATGAATTTGCCCTGACCGCGATCGAGCTGAGCTTCCTCACCGAGCGGCGACAGGCGTTCGAGAACCTTGCCTATCGTGTCGATCTGGAGGCGGTCAAAGGCGTGGTCACGACGATGATCCAGACCGAGAAATACGGTACGCCGCTGGCTTCGGCATTGCGGGTATTGTCGGCTGAATTCCGTAATGAACGGATGATGCGCGCCGAAGAAAAGGCCGCACGCCTGCCCGCCATCATGACGGTGCCGCTGATCCTGTTCATCCTGCCGGTGCTGTTTATCGTGATCCTTGGGCCTGCTGCCTGCTCGATCAACGACGCGCTGGGCTGA
- a CDS encoding fumarylacetoacetate hydrolase family protein, with the protein MKLASLESGRDGRLVVVSNDLAWYADATHICPTLQAALDDWGTISPQLEVLARDLEHEVIPRERFHEHEAAAPLPRAYQWADGSAYVNHVELVRKARGAEMPETFWTDPLMYQGGSDDMRGARSPILLADEAWGCDLEAEIVVVTGDVPQGVTPEEARDYIRLVGLVNDVSLRNLIPGELAKGFGFVQSKPASAFSPVFVTPDALGDYWQDGKLHRTLLVDLNGEPFGRAVASDDCTFDFGVLIAHLAKTRNIGAGSIIGSGTVSNRDSDGGPGKPVSEGGLGYSCIAEVRMVEKILTGEFKTGFLKHGDTVRIDVHDDREHTIFGAIEQTVKPLG; encoded by the coding sequence ATGAAACTCGCCTCACTCGAATCCGGTCGCGACGGTCGTCTGGTCGTCGTGTCCAATGATCTGGCCTGGTATGCCGATGCGACGCATATCTGCCCGACTCTGCAGGCAGCGCTGGATGACTGGGGCACCATTTCGCCGCAGCTTGAAGTGCTGGCCCGCGATCTGGAACATGAGGTCATCCCGCGCGAGCGTTTTCACGAGCATGAGGCCGCCGCACCGCTGCCCCGCGCCTATCAATGGGCCGATGGCAGCGCCTATGTGAATCACGTCGAACTGGTGCGCAAGGCGCGTGGTGCCGAAATGCCCGAGACTTTCTGGACCGACCCGCTCATGTATCAGGGCGGATCGGACGATATGCGCGGCGCGCGCTCGCCGATCCTTCTCGCCGATGAGGCGTGGGGCTGCGATCTGGAAGCGGAGATTGTCGTCGTTACAGGCGATGTACCGCAGGGCGTGACGCCGGAAGAAGCGCGTGACTATATCCGCCTGGTTGGGCTGGTGAACGATGTCTCCCTGCGCAACCTTATCCCCGGCGAACTCGCCAAGGGCTTTGGCTTTGTCCAGTCCAAGCCGGCCAGCGCTTTCTCGCCGGTGTTCGTCACCCCCGATGCGCTGGGCGACTATTGGCAGGATGGCAAGCTGCACCGCACCTTGCTGGTGGACTTGAATGGTGAGCCTTTTGGCCGTGCTGTGGCGTCGGATGACTGCACCTTTGATTTCGGCGTCCTGATCGCGCATCTGGCCAAAACCCGCAATATCGGTGCCGGTTCGATCATCGGCTCGGGCACTGTTTCCAACCGCGACAGCGATGGCGGCCCGGGCAAGCCGGTGAGCGAGGGTGGCCTTGGCTATAGCTGCATCGCCGAGGTGCGGATGGTGGAGAAAATCCTGACCGGCGAATTCAAGACCGGCTTTCTGAAACATGGCGACACCGTTCGCATCGACGTTCATGACGATAGGGAGCACACGATCTTCGGCGCGATCGAACAGACAGTAAAGCCGCTCGGCTGA
- a CDS encoding VOC family protein yields MTTTAPTISRIHHVAYRCKDAKETVQWYERVLGMEYTNAFAEDYVPSTGAHDPYMHIFLDCGGGNVVAFFELPNQPEMGKDPNTPAWVQHIAFEVEDLDALLAAKAHIEAQGIDVLGPTYHGIFRSIYFFDPNGHRLELACNIGTEEQYAELRQVAPEMLEEWSRTKTAPKHAQWLHIDPDAE; encoded by the coding sequence ATGACCACCACAGCACCAACAATCTCGCGCATCCATCATGTCGCCTATCGCTGCAAGGATGCGAAGGAGACGGTTCAATGGTATGAGCGCGTGCTCGGCATGGAATATACCAATGCCTTTGCCGAAGATTATGTACCATCCACCGGGGCCCATGATCCCTATATGCACATCTTCCTCGATTGCGGCGGCGGCAATGTGGTCGCGTTTTTTGAGCTGCCCAACCAGCCGGAAATGGGCAAGGATCCCAATACTCCGGCCTGGGTGCAGCATATCGCCTTTGAAGTGGAAGATCTCGACGCGTTGCTGGCTGCGAAAGCGCATATCGAGGCGCAGGGCATTGACGTGCTGGGACCGACCTATCACGGCATTTTCCGCTCCATCTATTTCTTTGATCCCAATGGCCACAGGCTGGAACTGGCGTGCAATATCGGCACGGAAGAGCAATATGCCGAGCTGCGCCAGGTCGCTCCGGAGATGCTGGAAGAATGGAGCAGGACCAAAACCGCGCCGAAACATGCGCAATGGTTACATATCGACCCGGATGCCGAGTAA
- the hppD gene encoding 4-hydroxyphenylpyruvate dioxygenase, whose product MNAPTTANSSDVANPAGLDGFEFIEFCSPEKGQLEPVFTAMGFTHIAIHRSKDVHLWRQGGINLIINYEPRSAAWYFAREHGPSACGMAFRVHDAAKAYDHLIEAGAEPVQVETGPMELRLPAIRGIGGAILYLVDRYDGKTGQDDLTIYDIDFEYLPGVDRRPEGAGFQLIDHLTHNVYTGRMAYWADYYEKLFNFREIRFFDIKGEYTGLTSKALTAPDGKIKIPLNEEGEGGKGQIEEFLRAFNGEGIQHIALICDDLVSCWDKLKALGVPFMTAPPATYYEMLDERLPGHGENPDELKMRGILLDGTTEGGQPRLLLQIFAEPQIGPVFFEFIQRKGDDGFGEGNFKALFESIERDQIARGVLDADQAPAE is encoded by the coding sequence ATGAACGCCCCGACAACCGCAAACTCCAGTGATGTTGCCAATCCCGCCGGCCTGGACGGCTTTGAATTCATTGAATTCTGTTCCCCCGAGAAAGGTCAGCTCGAGCCGGTTTTTACTGCCATGGGCTTTACCCATATCGCCATCCATCGCAGCAAGGATGTGCATCTCTGGCGCCAGGGCGGTATTAACCTGATCATCAATTACGAGCCGCGCAGCGCTGCCTGGTATTTCGCCCGCGAACACGGCCCCTCCGCCTGTGGCATGGCGTTCCGGGTGCATGATGCGGCCAAGGCCTATGACCATCTGATCGAGGCCGGAGCAGAACCGGTGCAGGTCGAGACCGGGCCGATGGAACTGCGCCTGCCCGCCATTCGCGGCATTGGCGGTGCGATCCTCTATCTGGTGGATCGCTATGACGGCAAGACGGGTCAGGATGATCTGACCATTTACGATATCGATTTCGAATATCTGCCCGGTGTTGATCGTCGCCCCGAAGGCGCTGGTTTCCAGCTGATCGATCACCTGACGCATAATGTCTATACCGGTCGCATGGCCTATTGGGCCGATTATTACGAGAAGCTGTTCAACTTCCGCGAAATCCGCTTTTTCGACATCAAGGGCGAATATACCGGTCTGACCTCCAAGGCACTGACTGCACCCGATGGCAAGATCAAAATCCCGCTCAATGAAGAAGGCGAGGGCGGCAAGGGTCAGATCGAGGAATTTCTGCGCGCGTTTAACGGAGAGGGTATCCAGCATATCGCGCTGATTTGTGACGATCTGGTCAGCTGCTGGGATAAGCTCAAGGCACTCGGGGTACCGTTCATGACCGCGCCGCCAGCGACCTATTATGAGATGCTCGATGAGCGTCTGCCCGGCCATGGTGAGAACCCGGATGAGCTGAAAATGCGCGGTATCTTGCTCGATGGCACCACCGAGGGTGGTCAGCCCCGGTTGCTGCTGCAGATTTTCGCCGAACCGCAAATCGGTCCGGTTTTCTTCGAGTTCATCCAGCGCAAGGGCGATGACGGCTTTGGCGAGGGCAATTTCAAGGCGCTGTTCGAGAGTATCGAACGCGACCAGATTGCCCGCGGTGTGCTGGATGCAGATCAGGCTCCGGCTGAGTAA